The following proteins come from a genomic window of Pararhodobacter sp.:
- a CDS encoding glutathione S-transferase family protein: MLTLYHAPTSVCSQKVRIGLAVIGLEYDSRVLNLQKGEQFDPAYLQLNRDAVVPTLVDGDLVVTESSLILEYLDREHNGAALMPADRADKTNAQSWLLRCLAIHAAINTLSFATAMRESILASQTPAQIDVLAAKFPDPVMGAKRKDLLLNGLGSIYVGQALVHLHRTLADLHAALAQAPWLGGQALDLRDIALVAYIDRLERLGMAGLWTTRFPRVGPWLAAWRETPAYPTAIAAHVPAGSAEMMRAGGSKHWPQLRHRWEALTG, from the coding sequence ATGCTGACCCTCTATCACGCCCCGACCAGCGTCTGTTCGCAAAAGGTGCGGATCGGGCTGGCGGTCATCGGGCTCGAGTATGACAGCCGCGTCCTCAACCTGCAAAAGGGCGAGCAATTCGACCCGGCCTATCTGCAATTGAACCGCGACGCGGTGGTGCCGACGCTGGTGGACGGGGATTTGGTGGTCACCGAATCCTCGCTGATCCTTGAATACCTCGACCGCGAACACAACGGTGCGGCGCTGATGCCCGCGGACCGGGCGGACAAGACCAATGCGCAAAGCTGGCTGCTGCGCTGTCTTGCTATTCATGCGGCGATCAACACGCTCAGCTTTGCCACCGCCATGCGCGAGAGCATTCTGGCCAGCCAGACACCCGCGCAGATTGACGTTTTGGCCGCGAAATTCCCCGATCCGGTGATGGGGGCCAAACGCAAGGATCTGCTGCTGAACGGGTTGGGCTCGATCTACGTCGGGCAAGCTTTGGTTCATCTGCACCGCACGCTGGCCGATCTGCACGCAGCCCTTGCCCAAGCGCCGTGGCTGGGAGGCCAAGCGCTCGATCTTCGCGACATCGCGCTGGTGGCCTATATCGACCGGCTCGAGCGGCTGGGCATGGCGGGTCTATGGACCACCCGATTCCCCCGCGTCGGCCCGTGGCTGGCGGCATGGCGCGAGACCCCCGCCTATCCCACCGCCATCGCCGCGCATGTGCCTGCGGGCAGCGCCGAAATGATGCGCGCCGGTGGCAGCAAACACTGGCCCCAATTGCGGCATCGCTGGGAGGCCCTCACCGGCTGA